The window TTGGACAATTTTATGGATTGTTGTTGCACTAGAAAGACAGAATTTGATGCCGATTTTCCAAAAAGTTGCAAAACAGTATAGTATAATTATAATATCCAACACGGTATAAATATATAGTATAAATATAATATCTAACACCTTAAAAAATGCATCGTGATTACCAAAAGATCCTAACAGTGATTTTTGTCAGTACCGTACCCGAATTATCATCACGTCAGCGTTTGTAAACAAGGAAGTGAGTACATGAGAGTTTTATACACGGACACATGAGAGCATCCAAATTGTGGGGAAATGAGTTCCAGTAATTTGGACAGCGTTGTGAGTCATTCGCAATTTGTGGAGGttgataggatttgaaatggaAACATTGTGAAATGTCTTGAGTGTCCTTTGGGACTTGAGCCTTACGTCACATGCAGCAGCACATTTTCCCTCTGGTTTGTCATGTCTTGACAATGGTCCTAAcaatttaccaaaaaaaatacattaattttaTTCAACACCACATAGCTTATATTTAACAATGAAGCTTTCTTTGATTGGCAGGGTGGAGTAACAACAATCCAGTGTTTTTCCACAAAGGACATGAATGGACACCCAGTGAGTTTAGTTCGGCTGAACCTTCTATACTGCTTTGTCTCTAAAAATGTAGAAATAGCTCAAATATTTTACTCTCAATCAAGATCAATCCTACTGGActtgtatttttcttcttaaCATGGAAATCCTCAATTGGAACAACTGCATGTTGGTGGTGATTGAAAGCTTTGGGGCTGAAAAGTTCTTGGGCCGCTTGAATTCTAAACCTTTCTTCTAAGTACTTTACGCAAAGGGACTTCCTCTATCATTTACTTGTGATGTCAAAACTTTGAATGTCATCGTGGTTTCAATCTGTACACTATTTGGGCATTGGGACCGACCTCCAATCAGTTAATAAGTTGTAATTTTTGCTGTACTTACATGAATTTTTTTCACCGTTTGTATATTTCGCCAGTTATGTGGGAGACCCCTTTTGTATTTCAGTTCTCATTCACTGATCCTTTATCAAAATGGATTGTTCCCAAAGAATCCAAAAGGCAAATAACATATTGTCACTGTCGGGCGGAATCCACGAATCTCCAAAACTGGCACCTTTCAggatatgaaaaacaaaaaaaagggggtgtggGGTAAACCCAGAGCATCTTGCTTCAGTTACTAAACACTGCATCGTTCAAGTTGGTACCCGATATTGCTATCATACACTGTTGTACACAAACTTctaaaaaaacaccccaaaatcatgttcaattaCTAATTCAAGTTAACACGCTGCCATTGATTAAAAAGGGTACGACACTTTAAAACTTCACAAAAGCAAACGACTGTGGTTCCATCATCTTAAACTCTTTTTCAGTATCTAAGAGCCGTGAAGgatgcaataaataaaataaaccgaGTGAGCAGTTGTAATTGACGGAAATgaaaatgcatgcaaatttaCCTGCGGCTTCCTTCTGCTCTGAAGCATTACAGCTCTCCATTTATAACAGGtttattcaaatgtttataGCATCCACTATTTTCACTTATTGTCTAAAAGAACACCcagattttcaatttttaagtgACACAATACCACAGCCTTATTATTTTTTCTGACACTGCATAGACAGTTCAAATGTTCAAGAGTTAATAGATTTGTTCTGAAGCTATTCTCAACACAATGCATAAAAATGGTGTGGAGACAAACCAATAGTATCAATATGAACTCAACCATATTAAGACATCGCGTGGAACCTCAATAAAGATGGGGGATCATTTGATAAAGCCAAAATATTCCTTacattgaagctttttttttttcttcgaggCCCGTATTCACCTATGTTATTGTACAATAGAAATACAGTTTTCGAATTATTTGTGTGGCCTGAAACACCCAACACAGTAAAAAGTTActgtaaattagaaaaaaaaaaagctttgatgTTTGAATGTGCTCAATATATTTGCTTTTAGTTGCTTTTATCAAAGACGACACTAAAGGAATTTTAATCTGTTCATCCGCATGATAATAATGTTTTTCTTATTGTTGCCTATCCAGGTTGCCTTCCGTTATCTCGCatttttcacttatttttcctttttttttttttttcctctagtgTCGTTGTGACCTTGCTTCCCATTttgtcctctcctcctccttcccgcTCCTTCCATCCCAAACCCCAATCCAGGAACCGGGCCCCGCCAAGGTGACGGTGACTAGCAGCAGCAGCgccgccggcggcggcggcggcggcagcatcCCGTGTCTGCCTAGCAGCATCGCCGGCGCCGAGCGTGTCCCGATGAGCCGCGCCACTCTGTGGCAGGAGGAGAACCGCTGGAGTCGGGCCACCATCCCCTGTAGCCGCAGCGCCTCGTGTCTCAGCCAACTGGGCCAGAGCCAACCGGACTCCTCTCTCACTACTCAAGATGGTTAGTATCGATGCCCTTCATCTCAAACTTCTCCTAATTTCAAAACTCGCTGTTTGAAGCTCTAATATGATGTGAATGTGACGTTACGCAAACCaggatcttttattttttttgcttttgacggcattaattattattatttttttttttaacataacagtctttttatgaaaaatttggTATTTCTGAAATTCACTTACATTGGAATAACTGAACTTTGAATATATGACTatcatggaaaaaataaaattttatttctaAGATTACAGCTTTTTGAACCCCGCAGTTTTTCTACTAAAGATTTGTTTCAATTTCTCTCAAAATTCAGAAATTCTCCCCCGTAAGTTTGAGAATCCTTTCATGCACAGTCTCTAACATTTGCGGACAAAATGTTTGATGAggaaaacaccaaaaaaatgttatttgcatTGCAGACGGTGGCAATATGAGCACTGGACGCAAAGTACGCGTGGAGAGCGGTTACTTTTCCCTGGAGAAAACAAAGTCGGAGCCCTCTCCAAAACCTGCACAGCATTCCCAAGCACTGCAGCCACCCCAGCATCTACCCCTGTCATCAACGTCCTCCTGTTCTTTAGGAGCTCCCAGTCCCAGGTACAATTCTGAACCCGAACCCCCAATTTCCTCCAGTGCTCCCTCCCCAGGAGCCCTTGCGTCCCCTAGCTACTCCACCATCAGCTCCTCCCAGAGCTCGCTGGACTCTGAACCCAGCGGCACTGCACCCACCTGGGAGGGCCGCAGTGGAGGTGGAGGGAACACCACTAGTGTGAATAGTGCAGGAGGTAGAGTAGGTCATACAGGCAGGCAGTATGCAGCACTTTCGGATGTGCCGCGAGCTCGCAGGATCACCTACCGCGAAGCCTTTCATTCTGAGAAAAAGCGACAAGAGCTCAGAGCGCGCGCACGGAGTCCCGGACGCGAAGAGGTGGCTCGGCTATTTGGAGAGGAGCGGAGGTAAGAGCAGATGGACGCATCGCATCTTACATCACAAATATGAGACAACGTTGGCAACAAATCATTAAAGACCCTGTGAAGAGATTTCAGAGATTTATTCATAACATGATTATACATGTGCAAAGAATATGATGCTCCCTTGTGAAGGTCAAACATTAAATTGTTCTTTTGAGGTTTcctgatatttttatttatttttgggtgggtAGAATGGTGCATGTTCGATTTCATTGGAGTACACGCTCACTGTAGAGAAAAAGCTTAACATAGCATAGCATTGGTGAGGTTAAAGCATTTTGCTCTCCATATGCACACTTAAAGAGAAAAAGCTTAATGTTGCTTTATGCGCAATCTACATACTGCCATTATTTGTCGCCAAAATGTATGTGGAGATAAATACTTAAACCCACGTCAACCTCTGCAGCATCGGAAAGCATGGAAAGTGTTCGGTCTCCACCAAAGTTTCGGGACATGAGACCCACGTGAGTTTTTGACAGCAAAAGGACCAAagtattcttttcttttgctcGAGCGGGTCGTGGGCGGCAAGCGACGGCTGCAAGGAACAAGCACTGCGATTCTGCACattacttgtttttctttgatttggGTTTTATGATTGAAAACCCCTAATTTAAATCATAATTAAAATTTGATTAACTGCCCATTCAGTTTGTTAAAAGTGTAAACGTCTTTGTCCTAAATACACTCTTTGTGGTGTCTGAAATTTagaagttatttatttttcctttacttTCGGGACTTTAATGATTTGGTATGAAAACAAACTGAGCATGTCAACTGGTGTGGCTTAaagcagtgtttcccaacctttattgagcaaaGCATGTATTGTACTAATACAGAAATCTCACAgaaaaaataccccaaaaatggaacaaaaatgatCAACATACATATCCTGAAATCTCATCTGTTTACTCCCAAATGTAAATTATTCAGCGTCATATCTTTGTCATCTAGTTGAACAGTGATGATATACTCACAGGAATTTAAACACAGAGAtcgtcagtattttttttaaataatttcccacggcacactgaATATTCTCTGGGGCACGGCGGTTGGTAGTCACTGATTTCAAATAGTATGGCAGGATTTATTAACTGTATCTCAGCTCTACCCAGGCGTTGTACTCTCTGTGCCATGACTGATTTGGGGTGTCGAGTgcacgtgtttctttctttgCTGTGGGCCCTTTCACTCTTGCTGCCTTTGCTAgatggttttgttgttttgatctTTTCCAGGGGCTTCTGAACGGAGCTCATGAGAGCTCCTGCTCAACCAACCCCTCCACCTCTGTCCCAATGCTGTTCCCTGCTGGTCACCGTCGATACCTGCTTTCTATCATTTCACCTCTTCTCCGCCTGGGAGCACACTCaaacatttatcatttttaatgcACATGCTCATGTTACTGTAATCACACATTGGTTTTCTTCTCTTTTCTGACGCAACATTCGCACATTAACCGATTTTCTCAAGGTAATGCCTCTCTAAGTTGTCATTACTTCTGCAAATTGCTTGATCCACCATCCTAGACATTTCATTCTTTAAGATATAACTGCAGAATACAATTTTAACAATATCCTCTTTGATGTGTCTTCAGGTTCGTCTCTTGGGGGAGAGACCTCATTAAGTTGCACATTGTTTTCCATCAAGGGGGCTTTAAGTCGAATGATTTCATAAGTCACATTGTCGCTGTGTATCAGTGTAATAAGTTGAAAATCTGTAGATCATGGACTCAAATTTTTGGCTCAAATTTccttgtggtgttttttttttttttttttcaactttttttaagAGCAATTCTGCCAGCAtggtaatgtatttttcatgctgAACTTTGTTGGTATATAGGATTCTTTAACACTACTGTTTATGATATTTAACAtagtgtgtggttttttttttttttgttttttttttttactgattagAGGAATGCTCTGCTCTCTTCCTCAGGCGTTCGCAAGTCATCGGAAGATTTGAGGAGGGTCCAAATGTTGAGCGCATGGACACGAGCAGCTCTAGTGAGCTGTCAACAAACGCCAGTAATGTCCAGCGACAAGGCCGCAGTGAGAGACGCTATCTGGCAGACAAACATGTATGCATACCTCTGTACTGAAATGTTGAAAACAATTTCCCCGAGTGCTGAATTTACTTGGATTGTGATGCACTGACCTCACTGACGGATCAATTTATGTGTGTATGTTGCCGTTGTAGGACATGTCATCATTGGATGCAGGAAAAGACCGCGCAGTCCCGCATGTGTCCACCTCCGCAAACTTAAGAAGAGCCAAATCACTTGACCGCAGAGCCACAGAGTCCTCAATGACTGTGAGTTCCTGCATCGCTTCCCCAAGGAAGACGTGGTTTTCATGTACTGTAAACGAAGAGaacattaattgtacatgaCCTGAGCCATCTGGTTCCACGACTGCAAGTGAACGTGGCCTGATGTCGGTCTGCCTTAATAAAATGTTAGTTATGACTCGGTGAGCAATAAACCGTGACAAAAGTCAATAATAGAACGGAAGAATAGATTTCACCTCACATTTCTTGACTGTTAAATGACCTGGTTGTCATAATTTGTTAATCCCTGGAAGCGGGCCAAGGGTGAAGGAGAAGGTGATTGGGATAACAGCTTTAAAAGATCATCTTGTCACCAGATCAACAGACCAAAATATACCAAAACATTATTGTTATATACAAGACTTAGAATCAAAAGTCATATGGGGAGGGgaataaagatgtatttttagGACATGACAACTCTATGATGaagaatacatatttttgtttttctgaactTCATTTGTTACAAAATGACCTTTTTTCATTGGACTTTGACTTCAGTGTCATAATATTACAACCtaatgttggtaatacattactTAATTCTATGTCCCCGCATTGTTTTTGTTCGTGCAAGTATTGTAACTAAAGAATACAAATGAATTCTCCTAGtgttacgtttaaaaaaaaaaaaaaaaaaaacatttattgtatcACTCAACTTTTTGCTTGAAAATAAGCGTTTTTTAAAACTTCAAGCCTCTGCGTTGTCGTTGTTTAAATGTCGTTAGGATTTTGAGagggtcattggaaaacttttgCCACTGTTCCTGGAGCCAAATAGTTTGAGGCCCCTTCCTTCAGTTAACATACTTGTAATTTCCCATGATACATTTCACACCGTTTACACATTCCATACTATGAATACATGTGTAAAAGTATCCTTTACGCCTACAAGTGGGATTAAGGTGTTCACCACCAAGCTGCTTAAGGTTGCAAAGGTTGTCCCTCCCGAGGACCGACTCTTGCACGTCAGCTACTGACACCCGGGTCTGCTCAGAGATTCCCGGTAATCAGTGTGGCCGGTTTCTGCGATTGAGTTGCAGCTGCCAGGAGCCCCACCCACCTACCCGTTCACTCCCACACACTGACAGCACTGCCGCCACTGCTACTGCTGTGTTATAAATAGCCGACTCAGGGGCAGTGGCAGTCGAGCGTTGTGTTCCCCCCGGGgtagagagagagggggagagagagaggagcggATTGTCAACACATGAAGTGAAGGCAGTTAAGTGTCACAATGACTCTCTGCCAGACTGTGACGCCGCACCTGATGaagctaaacaaaaacaaggtaCCGTAGAGTGCACAGACACAGGCCTGGTTTGGACTTATTTTTGAGTTACAGCTTGGTTTTTGACGTGTAGCAGTTTATGCAACAGTCGGTCTCCTGTCGTCACCTTTTGACAGCTCTGTTGGCTTGGCTCAGTTTGTAAACTGAATGTTGCACACGCATTAAAGCAGTTTAGCGTAAAGTCGATTGCATTTGCTAGATTCACGCAAACAAGGGGTCTTGTTGCACTAACCCAACCCACAACGGAATTAATGGCCATTGGGATTTGGACCAGATTGTATTTATTAAATGACTGCTGTCGTTACTGCAGCCTGATCTGCTGAACttcaaaaaaggatggatgaccAAGCTGTACGAGGACGGAATGGTAATCATCGTGTCATTATGTCATAACATCTGTGTCCCCTCCACTACACCATTTCTATGCATAGCTAACTGCTGAAGTCGCTTGACTGTTTGCCCCCCTTTCCCCCCCGCTTACAGTGGAAGAAACACTGGTTTGTCCTCACAGATCAGAGTCTGCGGTACTACAAGGACTCAATAGCTGAGGAGGTGAGAAGTCTTTAAACGTCTCAGCCATTCCAAATTGTACATGTCgtgcgtttcttttttttttttttttttcaggcttcaGAACTGGACGGTGAGGTCGATCTTTCCACATGTTATGACGTCAAAGAGTTCCCCGTCCAGAGGAATTACGGCTTCCAAATCCTGGTCAGTGTGCATTTGCGACATCAATTGCGTTGCGTCATTGATCACCAGTGAGGGATTGAGCGCATTGTTGACTCCGTTAGCTGTGCTGTGTGTCGCCGGTCTATAAACAGATTTTAGACCCCATGTGGTGCAACTTAAGGTATCAGGTTTTGCTGTTTCTCTTTTTGAAGTGATTCTTTGTCTGTCATGAAGGATGCCATCTGACTTGTCATCTCAGTATGACATCACAGTCTAAATCTGCCTCAGTGGTTACTAGCCTCCACTTGCCGCTGTGAACCCACATAGTCCCCTCATCCTACATAATCATTATAGAGTATAACATGTCTACTATAGAATTTTCTCTTCACGGCTGTTAAACATTTTAAGACCTTTGGCCATATATAGTGTGACATATTAAATGTCCATAATATCCCGTTTATGACCAGATTTGATTTCAGCCCATTTGAGAACACTAGCAATGAGTTCATGagcttttgtttacatttactttGACTATCTTTCTTGGCTATTTTTTGGCAGGTGTCAGAAATAGAGTCGTCCAGGAGATAGTCATGTCTTTGGCGTAGAAGAACATGGGTTTTGTGTCAAGAGATTAATAACTCCAATATTTATATCCAGAATTCCTTACCACGTTGAGGCTGAAGGAGGATGCACTGTAGAGTTCAGACTGACATTTCACGTTAATGGAGAACTGCTGTACGTTGGTCTTTTGAATATTACAGTTAATACTCGCATGGCACGGGAAGTTAAGCCAAGACTGCATCAGTTGGAAGAGTGTCATAGTTTTCTGCGCTTTTCTTTTTATACACAATTACGTTCAGGCTCTTGCAAGTGAAATTTGACGGCCCTTGTAATTGCTCGACTGTCAATTAATATAAGGGTTGATTGAGAAGttttatttgttctgtgaccatgACTGTAATTTAAAACTGGTGTATCTGAAATCATATTTCCCCGTTGCTACATTTTTCCATTACTCTAATTCAGTTTACATTGGGCTACCTCTCTGGAGTGTGCTTCTCGGCCACCTCTAGTGGTCCCATAagattgtttgttctttgtagaggataaagaatatatacccGTGAGAGTGCGTACATTTTTACGTGTTggtccaccatttgtgttcaaatatttggttCAAGGGTCTTAACACCACAAcagttattttctttgtttagttTGATAGTCAACTTAATCTGGAAGTGGCAGAAGTATTATTTATTagctgccaaactgctgcttctTGTGGTGGCCCGAGAAATGCGTCGCCCTGAAACTGGGAATGATGTATTTGAAGCAGGCACACCCACAGTACATTCAGTCAACCATTTGAATCGTTTCCATGAAGTTATTTGGCACTGTCAAAAAATAGCCAGGTGCCAATGCAAACGGTTTAGTTGGACAAAAGCCTGTAGGGTACAGTTAAGGTTGTGTTGATTGCCTCAATAATAGTCCTTAGAATCATATAAAAAGCAATAATTGGACCATGGAGTTGGAGCGGGGGGGTAAAGCCCTGCACGCTCCAATGTATTTGTCAAATAGGTGTAAAAAATAAGGGTAGTGTAATGTGCATGAAGTATAAATGTAGTTTGCATTACATAGTGTGTTCCACGTGCACTAAGACAACCCTACGATGTGGTTGTATTGACAGTCTCAGTTGAATTTGCTTCATCCTCCTTGTCATTCAATTGTCGGCCATGTCCGTTCTGTTGTCAGTGTAAAGAAGGCGCGTGCACCCTGTCAGCCATGACCTCGGGAATCCGACGCAACTGGATCCAGGCCATCTTGAAGAACGCTCGACCCTCCATCGCCCCCGATGTCACTCGGTAATACCAAGAGAGGTTGAACGCTTGGCCTTTGGTAGATGCAAACGCCACTCTTCTCACCTACTTGAACTTAATTCCTCTCTCCTCATTACCCTCTGTTTCCTccccctccttctcctcctcccctcaACCGGTGTTTACAACTTGCTTCCAGGAAAAACATCTCACTGAAACTATCCGTTCTGAAGCCCAGGTTGGGAAAACTTGTGTTGAATATCGCctgccccccaccaccaccaccaccacctttcTCCTCAAAAGTGATGTCATTGCCCCGCAATGTCTGCCCTGACATGTCTGTCGTGCTGCCCTATTTCATTTGACGTTGAGTCATGTCTCCTTGTCCGTTGGGCCGCCGTATAGCCAAACAGTAATCAAATCAACAAACTCGAATAACCCTGCTCGCTCATCCTTGATCAACAGCAACTAACTATTaggaatgaaaatgtaaaccTTCCTTGTCTGTAATGTTAAGTATGCCAAGTATTATTTTGGATTGTGTGAATAAACACACTCTTGCTTGCATAAACAGGGTAAACGTTGATCTCTCCAAGATGTGGTATATTTGGCCTTTCTGCGTAGACACACGCTCACCACAGATAGCCCTCTCATTATTGAGCGCGGTTTCTTCTCAGTTCCCCACACTGACCAAACTCAACGCCTCAACATGATGATGTTATGAAGTATATTAGTCGGTtgtgacacattttaaaaactgtcCATCAACTAAACACGGCTATCCGTCCAGTTACAGCAAATGCGTTCTTCACGTTGAGCCATCGTATAAATGACCTTAACATAGCGGCTGAAGGAAGGCGTCTGCCCTCGGGTTTATTTTAGCTTGTGTGTGTAAACACTAAAGCTGCTTTCAGCCCAACACCTAGTGTGCCTTACAAGTGTTTGGATTTTCATGTGTCTAACcatgtgtctgttttttttttttaaaaaacacaattgaacGATGCTCGGCTGTCAATCACTGTGTTCTTTTTGACAGCAAAGCTTCAGCTTCCAATGATGTAAATACATCGGTAAAGTCATAtgagtgatatatatatatattttttttcccccctttcagaTCTGTTGCAgaggagaaaataaaaacacaggtGCTGCTGGAGCCCTGTCACCAGGTCAAGACTGAGCCAAGCCCCGGTTCTGAGCCCACCAAGACCGATGCCCAGAGGCACCTCACCGGCAACGGGGCCGCCACCCCTCCCTCCGAGCCTCGGAAAAGCAGGGTTCGGGAACGCCGACGGGAGGGCCGCTCAAAGACTTATGACTGGTCCGAGTTCAAAATTGAAAAGGCAGACGAGCCGGCGAAGGAGCGAGCTGACACTGTTGACCTCAGCTCGTCACTTTCCACGACCGCACCCTGCTCCTCTATTTCCTCCTCTCTTTCCTCGTCGTCATCCTCGCCCGTCTCTACCTCTTCTGTGCAAACCCCCTGTGTATCAGAAGCCCACCCCCCCTTGACAATAGAAGATAACATTAGGGTGTGCACCCCAAGCCACTTGACAAATACTGCTCTGGTTACATCCACATTGACCACAACATCTCCCGTGCATCCATCGTTACCTGAACGTCAAGAGCAAGGACGGATGGAAGTAGACCACCCTATTGCCTCGCTCAATGTCGAGGAAGATAAATTCAACGTAACTTCAGGCGTGAAGGAGGAGATTGAGCAGCGGTGGCATCAGGTGGAAACGACACCACTGAGGGAAGAGAAACAAGTGCCCATCAGCACGGCTACGGATAACTCCGGCGCTGATAGACTGCCCGCACACGAGCTCGCTGCACTGCTCGACAAAGAGGTAGGAGATGAGAATCTGAGAACGGCATACACGCTACTCACAAAGGCTTTCAGGTGAAATTGCAgggaaaagctaaaaatgtaggaaacatttttttcctttcgcttttgaatgcatttttcgAACTGTTCagtgtttcagtactttttgcacaactttgtTGTCAGAAGTAATGGAGACTGGAAGAGTGATGGAAAAGTGGATATATCCTTGTAAATTTTCATGCATCACGTGAATTTTGCTGTTGAGCTGTGCTGTACACCTCtaattgtgggaaaaaaaattcccaagttGTTCAGTTCACCTGTAAATTTCATGTAAAATGTCACCTGAAAgctaaatagcttttttttttagcgtgtgtgtgagatgtgTAAAATCGTTGTGTCTAAATCGTTGTCAGTTGGGACAGAAGCAAAAAGAGCTGGACCAACTTCAGAGACAGAACAGTATGTTAAAGGAGCAGCTGGAAGATGCGCTCGGAAGAGAACATAGTGCCAGAGATGGCTATATCCTGCAGGTAAGACCTTAGGTGAAGTCGAATGGCCGACAATATCGTACCACTGGTCACAGTTTGGGCGTAGAAATGTTGGGATTTTGTATTGCAATCTGCTTTCTCAATATATTTGTCTTATATATAACGTGTATGGAATTCTACTAACTGGTGTGGGTTCTCTTCTGGAACTTATATGCATGGTTGTCGTGTtcagcatgttttttgttttgtttactaaTGATTTGCTACGGAGTTTCACATCTCCTGGGAATAATGATTTAACTGATATACTCGAGGTAAGAAACTTTCTCCAAGGGCCTTGCGCTGTGCTTTTTCTTGGTTTCATCTATGCTTGGTTTCATCTGTGCTGCCTTTTTTTGTATCCTGGTTTTGGTGTATTTTGCATGTATTCTGCTTGTCTTGTAGAGTGCATTCCTGACCGAATGGCTCTTTGGAAACTACTGGCTTATGAGTGTTCaacgggggtttttttttgttgtttttacttttattttatcacATGACAAAAGTCTTGGAAATAGTTTGGTTTACTATATCCATCACCCCTTTTTTATGCTGTACACTGGGCTATACACTTATGTAGTGTTTGTTCTCTTATAGCTTTTATATCACCTGAAAAAGCACAGTGGAAGCtttggtgaggaaaaaaaaaatcttgacatgAGATTGGTATTGAGAAACATGAGATGTGGTTCTCCGTAACAGAGAGGGAAAGTGAGGCAATGCAATTAATCAAACTTGTCTCATCAATCTCTTTCAAGAGTGCAACACCTCCTTCCTCTTCACCGCACAGAGTCCCatggcaacatttgcacaagcTGAACCAAGACTTGCAGGGCGAATTAGAGTCCCAAAAGCGCAAGCAAGACCTCGCCCAGCAGCAGATTCAAAAACTGAAGAGAAGCTACACTGAAGCCCAGACGGCTGTGGACCGCCATGAAGGTGATATCCAAGCTCTGCAGTGTAAGCTGGCATGTGCGTTGGCTGAAATCCTAGCAAGTGAACAAGCTGTGGTCCGTATGCGCAATGAACTCAAGCTGGAGCAAGACCGttcaaaagagcaagaggaggaATACGGACGC of the Syngnathoides biaculeatus isolate LvHL_M chromosome 22, ASM1980259v1, whole genome shotgun sequence genome contains:
- the si:ch73-103b11.2 gene encoding myosin phosphatase Rho-interacting protein isoform X6 produces the protein MSLKENPCRKFQANIFNKSKCQNCFKPRESHLLNDEDLSQAKPIYGGWLLLAPDGTNFDNPLHRSRKWQRRFFILYEHGLLRYALDEMPSTLPQGTINMNHCSDVIDGESRTSQKNSLCILTPEKEHFIRAECKEIINGWHEALTVYPRTNKQNQKKKRKVDRPTQQGGVTTIQCFSTKDMNGHPCRCDLASHFVLSSSFPLLPSQTPIQEPGPAKVTVTSSSSAAGGGGGGSIPCLPSSIAGAERVPMSRATLWQEENRWSRATIPCSRSASCLSQLGQSQPDSSLTTQDDGGNMSTGRKVRVESGYFSLEKTKSEPSPKPAQHSQALQPPQHLPLSSTSSCSLGAPSPRYNSEPEPPISSSAPSPGALASPSYSTISSSQSSLDSEPSGTAPTWEGRSGGGGNTTSVNSAGGRVGHTGRQYAALSDVPRARRITYREAFHSEKKRQELRARARSPGREEVARLFGEERRRSQVIGRFEEGPNVERMDTSSSSELSTNASNVQRQGRSERRYLADKHDMSSLDAGKDRAVPHVSTSANLRRAKSLDRRATESSMTPDLLNFKKGWMTKLYEDGMWKKHWFVLTDQSLRYYKDSIAEEASELDGEVDLSTCYDVKEFPVQRNYGFQILCKEGACTLSAMTSGIRRNWIQAILKNARPSIAPDVTRSVAEEKIKTQVLLEPCHQVKTEPSPGSEPTKTDAQRHLTGNGAATPPSEPRKSRVRERRREGRSKTYDWSEFKIEKADEPAKERADTVDLSSSLSTTAPCSSISSSLSSSSSSPVSTSSVQTPCVSEAHPPLTIEDNIRVCTPSHLTNTALVTSTLTTTSPVHPSLPERQEQGRMEVDHPIASLNVEEDKFNVTSGVKEEIEQRWHQVETTPLREEKQVPISTATDNSGADRLPAHELAALLDKELGQKQKELDQLQRQNSMLKEQLEDALGREHSARDGYILQATCERGFAAMEETHHKVVEDLQRHHQREISKLMEERERLLAEETAATIAAIEAMKNAHKEELEKNQRSQLSGLNSDIDELRLQYEEELQSIQRELEVLSEQYSQKCLENAHLAQALEAERQALRQCQRENQELNTHNQELNNRLSAEITRMRSCFSGEAALSPVTQGKDVYELEVLLRIKESEIQYLKQEIHSLKDELQSALRDKKYATDKYKDIYTELSIVKAKADCDIGKLKEKLLIATEALGERTVDGTVTSGYDIMKSKSNPDFTKKELAPTSKPSRGVRSKSLKEGLTVQERMKLFEGKDSKKI
- the si:ch73-103b11.2 gene encoding myosin phosphatase Rho-interacting protein isoform X7; translated protein: MSLKENPCRKFQANIFNKSKCQNCFKPRESHLLNDEDLSQAKPIYGGWLLLAPDGTNFDNPLHRSRKWQRRFFILYEHGLLRYALDEMPSTLPQGTINMNHCSDVIDGESRTSQKNSLCILTPEKEHFIRAECKEIINGWHEALTVYPRTNKQNQKKKRKVDRPTQQEPGPAKVTVTSSSSAAGGGGGGSIPCLPSSIAGAERVPMSRATLWQEENRWSRATIPCSRSASCLSQLGQSQPDSSLTTQDDGGNMSTGRKVRVESGYFSLEKTKSEPSPKPAQHSQALQPPQHLPLSSTSSCSLGAPSPRYNSEPEPPISSSAPSPGALASPSYSTISSSQSSLDSEPSGTAPTWEGRSGGGGNTTSVNSAGGRVGHTGRQYAALSDVPRARRITYREAFHSEKKRQELRARARSPGREEVARLFGEERRRSQVIGRFEEGPNVERMDTSSSSELSTNASNVQRQGRSERRYLADKHDMSSLDAGKDRAVPHVSTSANLRRAKSLDRRATESSMTPDLLNFKKGWMTKLYEDGMWKKHWFVLTDQSLRYYKDSIAEEASELDGEVDLSTCYDVKEFPVQRNYGFQILCKEGACTLSAMTSGIRRNWIQAILKNARPSIAPDVTRSVAEEKIKTQVLLEPCHQVKTEPSPGSEPTKTDAQRHLTGNGAATPPSEPRKSRVRERRREGRSKTYDWSEFKIEKADEPAKERADTVDLSSSLSTTAPCSSISSSLSSSSSSPVSTSSVQTPCVSEAHPPLTIEDNIRVCTPSHLTNTALVTSTLTTTSPVHPSLPERQEQGRMEVDHPIASLNVEEDKFNVTSGVKEEIEQRWHQVETTPLREEKQVPISTATDNSGADRLPAHELAALLDKELGQKQKELDQLQRQNSMLKEQLEDALGREHSARDGYILQATCERGFAAMEETHHKVVEDLQRHHQREISKLMEERERLLAEETAATIAAIEAMKNAHKEELEKNQRSQLSGLNSDIDELRLQYEEELQSIQRELEVLSEQYSQKCLENAHLAQALEAERQALRQCQRENQELNTHNQELNNRLSAEITRMRSCFSGEAALSPVTQGKDVYELEVLLRIKESEIQYLKQEIHSLKDELQSALRDKKYATDKYKDIYTELSIVKAKADCDIGKLKEKLLIATEALGERTVDGTVTSGYDIMKSKSNPDFTKKELAPTSKPSRGVRSKSLKEGLTVQERMKLFEGKDSKKI